The nucleotide sequence GACCCCGCCCCCTCTCTCGCCCCGCGCTGCCTACGGGACCAGTCGCCGGCTCGCTCAGTAGCATTCCTGCCGGCGCCGCTCCGCCGCCGAGTCGAACGTGCCGACACGCGGATCCGCACCGTGGACTCGATGCGCGACGCAACCAATCTCGTCCTCCAGGCCGGCGGCGGAGTCCTCATCGCCGACCCGACGGCCGATGGCGGGGCTGCCGGCGACGAGATGGTGGAACTCTGCCGCCGCGTTCCTGGATTGATACCGATCGTCTACGCTCGACTCACCCCGGGCGTAGTTCGACACATACAGCAGCTTGCACACTTTCCTTTCTCGCAGGTCCTGCTTGCCGATTTCGACGATAGCCCAACGCGCTTCGTCGAGCTGGCCGACCTCGCGCAGTCGGCGTCGCTGACCGGGCACGTTCTCCACCGCCTGGAGCCGATGCTCAGCTCTGCCCCGCCCATGCTCCGGCATGCCATCCGCGACGCGTTCGGCTCGCCGCAACGGTACCGATCAGTCGGCGACCTCGCCGAGGCGGCGCACATGCCCCGCCGCTCGTTCTACCGCTGCTTCCAGCCGTTGGGCCTCTCCTCGCCACGATCGCTGCTCGCGGCGAGCAGCGTCGTGCGAACCATCAGCCTGCTGCGCGATCCACAGCAAACGCTTCGTGAGGCGGCGGTTCGCCTGGGATACTCAAAGTCGGAGTATCTGGCCGCCCATGTCGTGCGCTTCACCGGATTGCGCGTGCGCGAAACGCGGAGCGCAGATTTTGGCGTAATTGCCGAGTCGATCACGGCACGATTGAGCGTCGACCGGTGATACCGGCTCTCATCCGATTGCTGGTTAGGATCGTTGACCGCAAAGCTGCGCATCCCACCATCGCGCGAGTCGCAGGCGCTGATCGAATCGCTGCGCGCGGTTGTATGCTCGAATCACCTTGCCGTCGGAGACGTGGTCCAGCGCTAGTTCGATGACGTCGCGGTCAAAATCTCCCAACTCGTGACTCAGCGTGCTGAATGCCGTGCGCCACGAGTGGGGACTGTGTCGGCCATCTAGCTCGAGTACTTCCGAGTAGAGCTTTTCAATCGCTTCGCGGCCAACAAACGGGCGCTTTCCCGATGGGGACGGAAACACTACGCCCTTCCCTCCCGTCGCTTTCCGCCAGGCGAGCAATTCGGCAACGATCGTGGGCCCGAGCGGCACGCGATGGTCGCCGTCGCGGTCTCGCACCTTCATCTGCTCGCGCGGAATCGTCCACGTTGGCGCGGTCAACTCCAGATCGAACTGGTCCCATGTTGCCGAAACGACATTGCCAATGCGCTGTGCGCTGAACGCGATGAGGCGATTGGCGAGTCGGACTGACGGGGAAACAGGAGCGAGGTCGGCGCGCCGTAGGACATCTCGCAGCTCGTCGAAGACGATCAGCGCTGGTCGTCCCATCCGGCGCTTGCGCTTGGGCAACACCTCACGAACGTCAATCGCGACGTTTTCGTGGATGAGGCCCCGAGAGCGAGCCAGCCTGAAGATTCCAGTGATGTGTTGAAGGATTCGCCCGGCCGTCTCTTCGGCACCACGTGCGGCGATCTTCTCGACCACGTTGGCAACCATGGCAGACGTGATCTGGTCGATCGGGAGCTCGCCGATGATCGGCAGTACGTCCCGCTTCAAAGCACGTTCAGACTTGCTGTAGTGGATGCCAGACCAGCCGCGCTTCTGCTTGTCGAGCCACAACGAAGCCACGCTACTGAACGTGCTATTGCTGGAAAGCGTGGCGGCATGACGCTCGAGGACCCGCGACTGGACCGGGTCGCGGCCCGCGCGTAGGTGCGCTTTCACCTCAGCACGCTGCTCCCGGGCGGCTGCGAGCGAAACGTCGGGATAGATCCCCGCGGCGAACACACGCTCCTTACCGTCGATGCGGTATTTGACCCGCCACACCGCCGTACCGGCCGGGGTGAGCGTCAGGTAGAGGCCTCCGCCGTCGCTCAATTTGCCCCTTGTGGCCGTCCCCGCTCGAGCCTTGGCGACGAATGATTTGACGGCGCGATCGCTCAAACGATCGTACCCCCTACCGACGCGATTTTCGACGATACCCCCTGCTGTTTCCAAATACCCCCCTCTGATGCCCCCAACGATGGTGGATTCAGACGGACGGGTCAAGATGCGTCTAGACGCCGTTCTCAGAGGGAAAACGAACAGCGGCGCCCATTGCTGGACGCCGCTGGATCGTCTTGAACTGTCTTTCTAGTGGAGGCGCCGGGAATTGAACCCGGGTCCGAGAATAGATCGACCACAGCTACTACGTGCGTAGTCCGCCGTTAGATGTCTCCGCGCGCTGGTTGGCGAACGACCCACTCGCGGATGAGCCTCCTTGATTTCACCGGCCCGCCGGAGGCGGTCGAGCCAGCAATCCCGGATTTCCGATACCTGAGAAGCCGCCCCGGGCGGGCTTCCTCTCAGGCACTTGCGGGCCTAACTAAAAGTTAGGCGGCAAGGGCGAAGTTGTTGTTCGCAGTTGGATGTTTGCGGAGTGTTTAACGAGGTGCCCCACGACCTCGGCACGCAGCCACGGCTTCACATACCCCGTCGAAGCCAGTCGCCCCCTACAGACCGAAATTTAGACGATTTAGACCGACGGCGCAACGAAAACATCGCCTGGTGGCGCGCACCGAGGCTGTGGCTAAGTCACCGTCTGATGGGCGGTTGGGCAGCACAGCTCATTCAGCTTCAGAAGTCAGAGCTCCCACGCGAGATCGCGCGCCACAGGAAGGACGGATTTGCGCTCGAAATCGGACGTCTGATATCGGACATGGGACGTCCGATTCGGCGGGACAGACGGCACAGAGTAGGGGCGTTACGGGGCCATCCGCTTGAAGCGGAGGTCCAAGAAAAAGTCGTCGCCCGGTTCGTGGAAGTGTACGAGATAACCGTCGGACTGCAGCCCCGCGCTGTGCTCGAGGTGCGGGCCGATGAGCTCCGAGAGCATCGAGAGATTTCCCGCGGCAGTGCCGGTCACGACGCCGCGGTCGATCTCGCCGAAGAAGCTGAAGCGTAGCTCGCGCTGAACGTTTTCTCCGTCGCGCACGACGTGATACTGCGAAAAGTGCACGGCGAGCGCGTAGCGCTCTTGGGCGAGGCCCGACAACACGAACGTTCCGGAATCGGCGTAGACCTCGTCGAACTCCGGCACGCCGTTGAACGTGACCGAGTCGGCGGCAATCAGCGCGGGGAGCGGTGCGCCATTGAAGTGCGTCAGCACGAAATTCGTGTCCGCGACGACGACACCGACGTGAGCTGTTCCCGTGATCCCATCCACACTCGCCGCGATCGTCGTCGAACCAGGGCCGACGGCGATGAGAAAACCCGGCGCTCCGACGGTATTCGCCGGCGAGCCGATGATCGCGACGGACGAATCGGCCGAACCGAATACGACCGGTCGTCCTTGAATCGTCCTGTTTCCCTGCCCCACGACGCGGGCCGTGACTTGCACGCGGTCGCCGCGGCCGAGGCTCAGCGTTGGGGGCGTGAGCTCGATGTTGGCCGCGACGAGCCGGCCGATGGCGAGATCGTAGGTCGCCGTAGACGCGCCGCTTCGCGCGGTGACGCGTACCCTGCCAGGACGCAGGAGCGCGAGACTATCGCCGGCAGTCACTCTCGCGAGCGCCGTGTCACCGGCGGTCCACGACACCGGTGCGCCCGGAATCTCGACGCCGGCGTCGTCGAACACTCTCGCGGTAACGTGAATCACGTCGCCCTCGAAGACGCTGTCGGCCGGCGCGACGATGGTAATCGACGCACGAGACCCGCGGTTCGGCGCGACTTCATCGCTGCAAGCCAGCACGGAAAACACGGATGCGAGCGCGAGCACGCGCGCGGCGCGCCGACTGGGCGCGCCGTACTTCGATCGAAAAGAAATCACTTGTCGGTTATTCGCCGCTGAATTGGGACTGGAGCTCGAAGCTCTTACCCTTGAAACGCAGCGGCCGCGTCGAATCGGTCAGGGCCCCGCCCCCCCGTCCGGCGCCGACGGCGGTCGCGATGGCGAACATCGCGCCCGCAAAGAGCAGAGTGTCGGCGACGAAGTTGATCGCCGTGATCTCCTGCGCCGGTCCCGTGGCCAGAAACAAATTGGGCACGTAAAGGACGACCGTCGCCACGGTCATGAGAGCGCCGGCCGACGTTATGGCGGGCACGGCGGTCTTCCTGAAAGACGCGGCCATTCCGAGGACGACGAGAATCACGCCGGTGACGTACGCGACCGCCTGCGGGAACGGCACCCAGGCTGCCGTCTTCACTTCGCTCGGCACGCCGGGGGCAAACGCGGGATACAAGAGGTGCAGCACGCCGTAGAAGGCGATGACGAACGCCGCCCAGAATCTCGCGAAGCGCGCGAATCCGTCCGACCACGCGGGTCTCGTGGCAAACACGAATAGGCTGAAGCCGGCCACCGCGAACGTCCCCTCGCGAAACGGAAAAATCCAGACGAGGTGCAAGCGCGGATGACGAGCCGCGCTGGGCGCGTAGATCAGCAGCACGAAGAGCGCGAACAGCAATCCCAACAAGGGCGCCGACCACTCGACGCCTCGCTTCGTCGCGATGCTGACGCCCGCGGCGAGGAGACATACGCCGACGACATACGTCGTGGGAATCGGAAGCGGAAACCACTTCGGGACCATCTGCGCGAGGTCGTGGACGGCCGAGAGGTGTTCGCCGGAGAAGGTCGCGATTGCGCTCGCGATGAAGACGGGACCAAGGGACCGGAGTCGCGTATCGCCCGTCGCGTCGAAGGCGAACAGGTCGCGGCGATACGTCCAAAGGCCGATCGCGAGGACGATCAGCCCGAACGTCGCGGGCAAGAAGACAGTCGCGGGCATGAAGGCTTTTTGTGCCTCGCCGCGCCCGCTGCCAAACGGTTCGGGACGAACCGTTCGCCGAGCGTGGCCGAACGGAAGTCGTCGTCGTGGTCAGTACTTCAATTCACCTGGAGTGACACGATCCACGTGTAGCACCTGCTTGTACGTCTTTCCCCCTATGCTGATGCTCACGAGGTAGTCGCCCGTCGACGCCTGGAAGCCTTGCGTGCCTCGGTTTCCCGGTCCGCCGAAGAAGAACACGTTGCCTCCGGCGTTCGGGTTCGGTCCGTTGATCGCGCGATTGATCAGGCGTTGTGCCTCCTGATACTTGTCGAAATCCACGTTGACGCCGCCGACCGTCATCGTGCAGCCGCCCGCCGCGCTCCCACTTCGCACCACGGCGCCTTCCGCGGGACGATCGGGTGAGGCTCCCGGACCACCGCCGCAGTTGATGTTCATCTGCGGCGCGTTCGGTCCGCCGGGGCCGAGCAGCAGTTGTCGTCCCTGACGAATGAGTGTCGAGTCCCAACCCGCCTTCTCGAGCGAGTCGAGGATCGTCGTCGTCTTGCGAGCGCGCACGATGCTGTCGCGAAGATCGGCGGGGCCGAGCGGCGGCACCGTCGCCAGTCGTCGCGTTCCGTTGAAACCCCACAGCACACGTTGCAATCCAGGAGACGACGAACCGTTGAGCGTGGCGATCGTGTCCCCGCTCGCGTCTTGGATCACGACCTTGAGCGGCGCCGGCGGGGGGATGCGAGGCGGCGTAGCTCCGCCGGCCGGCGTTGTCGCAGTGGCGGCAGCGTTTGTAGGCGCAGAGGGAGCCGGGGCAGCGGCTGGCGACGCCGGCGACCCGGCGAGCGTCGGCCCGGCCGTCGCGCTCGGCGCGATGCGATAGACGATCTCCGCTCCGTACTGCGCGGGAGGCGAGCTGTAGGTGTACTGCCCGTCTCCATTCCCCGACGCCGCCATCCGCGGCGCCTCGCCGAACTGCCACGCTCGTTTCGGCTCGAACAGCGTCACATCCGCGATCTGCTTGCCGGCCATTTGCTCGAGCGGCGCGATGTCGACGATGAAGAAATTGCGGCCGTGCGTCGCCGCTATCAGCTCGCGGTCCCGCGGATGAATCTTGAGGTCGAACACCGGCACCGTCGGCATGCCAGCCATGAACTTTGACCAGTGTCCGCCCCGATCGACGGATACGTACGCCCCGACCGACGTTCCGGCGAAGAGCAGATCGCGGTTGTACGGATCCTCACGGATCACGCGAACGTAGTCCGGCCCGCCGGTTGGCAGCGTGGCCGCGAGCGACTTGAAGGTGCCTCCGCCGTCGGCCGTCACGTACAGGTACGGCGTGAAGTCGTTGGTCCGGTGATTGTCGAACGACACGTACCACGTGAGCGTGTCGAAATGCGAAGGCTCGACTCGACTCACATAGACTTCGTTGTTCGGGAGTCCCGGGAACTTCCGCCAATCCACCTGTGTCCACGACGCGCCGTCGTTCGCCGTGTACCACACGTTGCCGTCGTCGGTCCCCGCATAGAGGAACCCCGGCTTGACCGGCGATTCCGCCAGCGCGACGACCGTCCCATAGGTCTCGGCGCCCGTCGCGTCGAGTGTGATGCCGCCGGTCTTGTTCATGCTGATGTCGATCTTCTTCGCGTCCTGCTTCGACAGGTCGGGCGAGATCGAGTAGACGTTGTCGCCGCGCTGCGTCGACTTGAACACGTGGTTGCCGCCGACGTATACGACGTCCTTGTTGTGCGGCGACAGGAAGAACGGCGTTTCCCAGTTGAACCGCGAGGTCATCGCGACCGAGTCGGCCTTTTGACGATTGCGGAGGTCGGCGACGCGATTCCGCACGTCGCGCGATTCGGGCTGCGTCGTGTCGCCCCGCGCGATGATGACGGAATCTTCATACTGCCGGTAGCGCGGCCGATAAGACGGAGCGAAGACGCCGCGGACGTCGCCGGTCGCCAAATCCCAGCGTTGGATGAAGCCGCCCTGCGATTCGCCGTAGATGATCTTGGGGTTGGTCGGATCCTGCGCCGTCCAGAATCCGTCGCCGCCGGAATAGGTGAACCAGTACGCGTTGCTCACGCCGCCGTTGCGGCGCCGGCTCGGGCCGCACCACGACCCATTGTCCTGAGCGCCACCGCAGATGTTGTACGGCACCGCATAATCAAAGCTCACGGCGTAGAACTGCCCTACGGGCAGCACCGTGCTCGAGACGAAGTTGCCGCCGCGATCCCACGTCTGTGCGATGCCGCCGTCGTTCCCGACGATGAAGTGCTCGGGGTCGTTCGGGTCGATCCACATCGCGTGATGATCGACGTGCACCCCACCCGTCGCCGTCCGCGCCGTTTTTCCACCGTCGTCGGAGAATAGAATCGGCGTCGACGACCAGTAGACGCGATCCGGATTCTTCGGGTCCACGCGCACTTGCGAGTAGTAGAAAGGGCGCGTGTCCTGGTCGTTTCGGAACGACCACGTTTGGCCGCCGTCGTCAGACCGATACAGACCACTCTTCGTCTGTGCTTTCGCCGCCGGATCGGGCTTGGGGTTCGGAAGCGTGTCGGCTTCGACCAGCGTATAGATGATGTTCGGGTTGGATCGCGAGATCGTGATTCCGATCCGCCCCTTCGCCGTCTCGGGGAAGCCGCCGCCTTTGACCTCGGTCCACGTCGCGCCGGCGTCGGTCGTCTTCCACAGCCCCGACCCTCTACCGCCCGACGTGAGGAAGTACGCGCCGCGGATGCGCTGGTAGGCCGAGGCGTAAAGCACGTTCGGATTCGACGGATCCATCGCGACGTCGACGAAGCCGGTCGAGTCGCTGATGAATTTGATGAGCGTCCAGGTCGCTCCGCCGTCCTCGGTCTTGTAGAGTCCGCGCTCCGGATTCGCCTTCCACGCCGCGCCGAGTGCCGCGACGTAGACGATGTTGGGGTTCGTCGGATGCACGACGATGCGCCCGATGTGCTGCGTCTTCTCGAGGCCCATGAGCTTCCACGTCTTCCCGCCGTCCGTGGATTTGTAGATGCCCATGCCGGGCTCGATGGTGTTGCGCGAGTTCTGCTCCCCCGTCCCCGCCCATACCTGGTTCGTGTCCGACGGCGCGATGGCGAGCGCGCCCATTGACACGACGCGCTGGTTCTCGAAGATCGACCGGAACGTCGTCCCGGCGTTCGTCGTTTTCCAAATGCCGCCGCCGGCGGTGGCGACGTAGAAGGTCTTGGACGGACTGGGGATCGCCGCGATGTCGGCGACGCGCCCGCCGAAGTTGGCCGGCCCGACGTTCCGCCAGCGGAAGCCGGCGAGCGTCACGGAGTCGATCGAGGTGGGAACGGCCGATGCGGGCGGAGTCTGCGCGTCGAGCGCGTTCAACGAACTCGAAACGACGATCGCTACGGCGGCGTGTCTAAGAACTGGAATGCGCGGCATGGCAAGCGGGGTGAGGATGCCGGGAAGATACGCCCCGTTGGCCGATTCGCACTAACTACGGTCGGCATTCCCTGCGCCTGGCTCGGGGTGCCTGCTCAGCTCGGAAGCTGGATCAGCTCACTCCGTGGGTGATCCGGGACGCGGCGACAGCGGCGCCGAAGCCGTTGTCGATGTTCACCACCGTCACGCCGGCGGCGCAGCTGTTGAGCATTGTAAGGAGCGCAGCGATACCGCCGAACGACGCTCCGTAGCCGACGCTCGTCGGCACGGCGATGACGGGCGCGCGGACCATGCCGCCCACGACCGACGGCAGCGCGCCGTCCATGCCCGCGACGACGATCACCACGGCGGCCGACGCGAGCTCCTGGTGCTTGGCCAGCACGCGATGAATCCCGGCGACGCCGACGTCAGTCACCCGCATGATGCAGTCGCCGAGCACGTCGAGGGTGACCGCGGCCTCTTCGGCGACGGGCAGGTCACTCGTCCCCGCGGTGACGACGGCCACCGTTCCCGTGCCGCGCGGCGCGGGAGAGTTGCCGCGAATGAACGCGGTGCGCGCGAGCTCGTTGAGCCCGACGTTGGGAAGCACCGACTGCAGATGCTGAGCAGCGTCGCTGGCGATGCGAGTCACGAGGACGCTGTCGCCGCGCGCGGCGATGCGGCGGGCGATCTCGGCGATGTGCTCGGGCCTCTTCCCCGCTCCATAGATCACTTCGGGGAATCCCTGCCGGAGCCCGCGGTGGTGATCGATGGTAGCGAAGCCGAGCGACTCGGCCGGTTCGACGGCCAACGCGTCGAGCGCGCGCGAGACGTCGAGCGTGCCGTCGGCCACTTGCTTCA is from Gemmatimonadaceae bacterium and encodes:
- a CDS encoding integrase arm-type DNA-binding domain-containing protein, with the translated sequence MTRPSESTIVGGIRGGYLETAGGIVENRVGRGYDRLSDRAVKSFVAKARAGTATRGKLSDGGGLYLTLTPAGTAVWRVKYRIDGKERVFAAGIYPDVSLAAAREQRAEVKAHLRAGRDPVQSRVLERHAATLSSNSTFSSVASLWLDKQKRGWSGIHYSKSERALKRDVLPIIGELPIDQITSAMVANVVEKIAARGAEETAGRILQHITGIFRLARSRGLIHENVAIDVREVLPKRKRRMGRPALIVFDELRDVLRRADLAPVSPSVRLANRLIAFSAQRIGNVVSATWDQFDLELTAPTWTIPREQMKVRDRDGDHRVPLGPTIVAELLAWRKATGGKGVVFPSPSGKRPFVGREAIEKLYSEVLELDGRHSPHSWRTAFSTLSHELGDFDRDVIELALDHVSDGKVIRAYNRAQRFDQRLRLARWWDAQLCGQRS
- a CDS encoding helix-turn-helix domain-containing protein, whose translation is DPAPSLAPRCLRDQSPARSVAFLPAPLRRRVERADTRIRTVDSMRDATNLVLQAGGGVLIADPTADGGAAGDEMVELCRRVPGLIPIVYARLTPGVVRHIQQLAHFPFSQVLLADFDDSPTRFVELADLAQSASLTGHVLHRLEPMLSSAPPMLRHAIRDAFGSPQRYRSVGDLAEAAHMPRRSFYRCFQPLGLSSPRSLLAASSVVRTISLLRDPQQTLREAAVRLGYSKSEYLAAHVVRFTGLRVRETRSADFGVIAESITARLSVDR
- the larB gene encoding nickel pincer cofactor biosynthesis protein LarB encodes the protein MRREHVRDLLKQVADGTLDVSRALDALAVEPAESLGFATIDHHRGLRQGFPEVIYGAGKRPEHIAEIARRIAARGDSVLVTRIASDAAQHLQSVLPNVGLNELARTAFIRGNSPAPRGTGTVAVVTAGTSDLPVAEEAAVTLDVLGDCIMRVTDVGVAGIHRVLAKHQELASAAVVIVVAGMDGALPSVVGGMVRAPVIAVPTSVGYGASFGGIAALLTMLNSCAAGVTVVNIDNGFGAAVAASRITHGVS